In the genome of Chrysoperla carnea chromosome 5, inChrCarn1.1, whole genome shotgun sequence, the window tcttttgttaaagcgTAATCGATCAATGAGCCGCCTAAGTATTTATAGGTATATGCTTTTCTGACAGCTGTCCAacctttgtcaataaaaatggaaaaaaatgaatttcgccATTCAGACCAATTAGTTagaccaaattttttcaaatttccttcaTACCAGTGTTTGGCCGATCCAGCGACAAAAAATCGTAAAGCTTCAATCATCTGGgtaccactttttattttatttcggtcacattcactttcaaatttagaaaaccaCTCAGAAGGGTTTTGTGTTTTGTCATATTTATCAAGAACAAActtcttttctatattttgcaattttatctcatctttgtcatttaattttaattctaattccttgattcttttaattaaaaaattttcttcttggaGTTTTTCACTCACATCAAAAAAAACTACAGATTCCTGTAACGGATAGTTTTTGTAGCTAAGGTTTCCatcttcatcaaaatattcttttttcaaatcctcATCTAATTTAATGCCAATTTTTCGGAAACCATTAATCGGTTTAATAGCAGCAATTGCACTTTTAATGGTGGTTTTTGATGATAATACCTtatgttcatataaatttttatgttcatctgGTAAGCTAAACCATAACCGCTTATCTTCGGATAGTCcagctaattc includes:
- the LOC123300748 gene encoding uncharacterized protein LOC123300748, with translation MEKLFVHLIRRSDEYFELAGLSEDKRLWFSLPDEHKNLYEHKVLSSKTTIKSAIAAIKPINGFRKIGIKLDEDLKKEYFDEDGNLSYKNYPLQESVVFFDVSEKLQEENFLIKRIKELELKLNDKDEIKLQNIEKKFVLDKYDKTQNPSEWFSKFESECDRNKIKSGTQMIEALRFFVAGSAKHWYEGNLKKFGLTNWSEWRNSFFSIFIDKGWTAVRKAYTYKYLGGSLIDYALTKENLCLEVESDSTMSSRINLIVMGLPSQVQDELDREDINTIKKLYNELRKLDGQYNKRSKENKPYDNRHEKTKLGESTKKKQIDIPLKKPCYMCEALGWKNRFHPSNECRNKILYAQKKESNLIETKSDSENEAEMMKMEIDQNSLN